A window of Adhaeribacter arboris genomic DNA:
TTTTAGTGGCGATCTGCTTAACGCGGGCAATAATCATTTTTTCGTCTTCGGCGCTTAACGCCCGGAGCGTTCCCGTCATTTCTACTTGTTCCGGAATAATATTCGACCGGTTGCCGCCCTGAATAGTGCCAATGGTAACAATCCCCGGATTCTCGGTTACATTTAAATTGCGGCTGACAATGGTTTGTAAATTATTTATAATTTGAGCCGAAACCACTATTGGGTCGACGGAAGACCAGGGATAGGCGCCGTGCGCTTGCTTGCCTTTTACCGTAATTTTCATGTCGTTCACGCTAGCCATGGTGCCGCCCGGCCGGTAAGTTATTTTGCCCACTTCCGTTTGCGAATTAATGTGCAGGCCAAAGGCTACCTCCACTTTCGGGTTTTCCAACACCCCTTCTTTTATCATTAACTCCGCCCCGCCCTGCTCGCCAAAAGGCGCACCTTCTTCGGCGGGTTGAAAAATAAATTTTACGGTACCCCTAAGCTCATTTTTCATTCCCGAAAGTACTTCGGCTACGCCCATTAAAATAGCCACGTGCGAGTCGTGGCCACAAGCGTGCATCACTCCCACCGGCTGCCCGTTATAGGTAGATTTAACTTTAGAAGCAAAAGGCAAAGGCACCCGTTCGGTTACCGGTAAGGCATCCATATCGGCGCGTAAAGCCATAACCGGCCCTGGTTTGCCGCCTTTTAAAACGCCTACTACCCCGGTTTTGGCTACGCCGGTTTTTACTTCTATCCCTAAAGCTTTCAGGTGTTTGGCTACGATGGCGGCCGTTCGTTTCTCGTTATTGCCCAACTCCGGATTCTGGTGGAAATCGCGCCGCCAGGCAATTACTTTTTGTTCAATTTTATCGGCTCCCTGATCTACTTTGGTACTAAGAGGATTTTGCTGGGCTAAAGTTGGTAGCGCAAGCATGGAGGTGAGAAGTAGGGTGTAGATATTTTTCATAAAATATGGTTTCATTTTAGTTAAACTTGTTATACCGTAATGCCAATTCCCTGATCAATTTCATTAAGTTAAGCAGAGTAAATATAAAAATCCTTTGGCTAGTGCGAGCTTGTAGCTCGTACTAGCCGCAATTAACTTAGGAAAATAGTACGAGTTACAAGCTCGCACTAGCCCTTTCTCTTAACTTAATAACATTGATCAGGAGATTGGCTATCCAGAAAGGCGTAGAGCACTTCGTTAACTCTACGCAGAACGGCAATTTAGTGGTTTAAAAATATTAAATCCGTTAAGCGTAAAATACTTTAACTCTAGCTAGCTTTTGTTACTTATTGCTTATAAATAACCCCGTCTTTCATTACTAGTTTCACCTTCCGGATTTGAGAAATAACAGTTTCGGGATTTCCTTCCACCGCAATAATATCGGCCAGTAAACCCGCTTTGATCCGGCCAACAGAGTGGCTTAAACCAAATACATCCGCGTTTACGGAAGTAGCGGAACGCAGTACGTCCCGGTTTTTCATGCCGTAAGCCGCCATTAATTCCATTTCGCGGGCGTTGTCGCCGTGGGCAAAAACGCCTACATCGCCGCCCATAATAATGGTAACGCCGGCTTGCAAAGCGGCCGCGAAACTTTGCCGTTTCTTTCTGATACGCTCCGGTTCGGGTTGGCTCGTTTTGTTCCAGCCCGAGTATTGAGCAATAGCGTCGCCGGCGGCTAAGGTGGGGCAAAGCGCTACTTTCTTTTCTTTCAGGAGCCGGTAAATTTCCGGGGTAGCCTCGTCGCCGTGTTCAATGGTACTTACGCCGGCCAGAATGGCGCGGCGCATGCCCTCGGGCGTAGAAGCGTGGGCTACTACCGGGCGGCCGCTGCTAGCTGCTACTTCTACTATTTTTTTAAATTCATCCAATGTAAATGTAGACTGTGCCTGGTTATTCAATCCCCAACGGTAATCGGCGTATACTTTTATCAGGTCGGCACCTTTACCAATTTGCGTGCGCACTTCTTTTATGATAGCATCTATTCCATCGGCTTCGGCCGCCCCTATCACCGAATCAATATCATAACTCAAGGCTTTAGGACCGTAACTACCCGTGGCTACTAACGCCCTGGTGGCTACCAACATTCGGGGACCGGGAATTATTTTCTTTTCAATGGCTTGTTTTAGACCCACATCATCGTAACCAGCGCCTTCCGTACCTAAGTCGCGAACGGTAGTAAAGCCGGCTAATAAGGTATTTCGGGCGTGAACGGTAGCGCGAGCCAGGCGCTCGGCGCGGGATTCTTTGAGTACCTGGTCGTTCCAGGAAGTTTCATTGTAAGGATGCAAAAATAAATGGCTGTGGCCTTCGATTAAACCGGGCAGTAAGGTAGTACCGTTTAAATTTATTATCTGGGCATTGGCCGGGGCATTTACTGTTTTCCCGACGGCTTCGATGCGATTATTTTTTACTAAAACTTGCCAACCTTCCTGTATTTGTTCGCCATCGAATACGCGGTCGGGTTTAAGTAAGTAATACGTATCCAAATTAACGGATTGGGCCCGCGTGGCCGGACACGTAAGTAAGATAAGGCCCAGTAAAAACAGGAAGTAACGCACAGGTGATGGCTTTTTAAAATTATGGTTTAATATAAGGATGAATTGTGAAATGCGGTACTTGATTCTTATTTGTATAGCGGGTACTCTTTCTTTAACTGGCTATTAGCTGATTATCGTTCGCATAGCTAGTTGAGTATTATTTCTTATGAAGCTGTTTCATGGCGGAAGAATTGACCCTTCCGCCATGAAAGGCACCTTTCCTAAAACAGGGAAGGAGAAGCGGCTTTTTACATGTACCAGGTACCATTTACCAGTTGCCTTTTACCATTTATCACTTTAAGGTATGAGTTTACTTGCTTGCATTGCTGCACTTTGCTTAAGTATTACGGCTTCTTGCTTGTTTCATTCCAGGAAGTAGCAGAAGTAAAGTATGGCTTGGATTTACGTTCGTGCCTTTCCGATTCAAACACTACCTTGATTAAATTAGATTTAACCTCAATTTAAAAGAAATAGCCGTATTTGGCAGACTCTTATCAGATAATGGATAGACAGTAGCTAAAAATAACTGACAGCAGTTTGGCCATAGAGGGCCTTTAAAGATTCCGGTACGGCGCAGCAGCATTCCGCAGCATAGCGAGGAAAGGGAAAAAATAAGAATAGCCACCTCTCCTCCCCTGTTTTTAGCTTGCCCGGAGGGCGAAGGGGTCAAACTAGGCCCGCCGGCTTCAACAACAAACAACTATTATTACTTTTACCAAAAATTTCTTATAAATTTTGTATACTACAAACGAAAAAACGCATGGACGAAGACTTGCCACACCTCACCCCAGCAGAATTGATAGCGGAAGTAATAAAATTGCGGGCGGGTATTCGGGCGCACCGCGACAGTACCAAGCATGAATTATGCTGGCACCATCCACAACTCTGGAACCTATTGCCCGAGAAAACCACGCCTGACATTGCCGTACCCGCCTGGCCGCAATTCCTGCGGGGCTGTGTGCATTACCGCGAATCTTTAGACGTACAACGACCGGAAGCTCCGCGGATAGAAGAGGAATTTTAGATTGCTGATTCACGCAAAAAGCCCCTTATTCTTAAAGAGAACAAATAGCTAATAGATAAAAAAAACCAGCAACCCGCCTTATCCTGGAGGAAAGAAAAATATTTAAAAAAATTAAAAATTAAAAAAAGGGGCTGCCATAGGGTTGTCAGTGGGAGGGCTTAGCTTTGTTCTATATCAATCGTTTCACCCCAAAAACCTAAACCATGGAGCAAGCATTCGTAAAAAACCAGACCGCAACCTTTATTACCGCCGCCAACTTATTGGAACATTGGCAGGGGCACCGGGGCTTAACCCGCCGGGTAATAGAAGTTTTTCCGGAAAAAGATTTTTTTGAGTATTCCATTGCCGGTATGCGTCCGTTTGCCAGCATGGTGCAGGAGTTACTGGCCATTGCCGCACCTGGGCTCCGGCAAATTGTGGGAGGAGACACCGAACAACTAAACGAACACCTGGACCACCAAAACAGCAAAGCGCATTTGCTGGCTTTATGGGACCAAGCCACCGCGGAAATTAACCAATTGTGGGCGCAGATTCCGGAAGAAAAATTTGAGGAAACAATTCTGGCTTTCGGGCAATACGAAGGCACCGTGTGGTCTACTATTTTTTACTTTATCGATAACGAAATTCACCACCGGGCGCAGGGTTTTGTGTATTTGCGTTCGTTGGGCATAGAACCGCCTTATTTTTGGCAAAGATAACTAAAGAGACTTACATGAAAGAAGTACTGGTATTTCAAACATCGGTAACTACCCACCAGCGGGTGAATCAGGTAAAACCTGTATTGGATAACCTGATGCACTCCGGTGAAAAGTGGAATTTTGATCTGGAGGATTGCGACCACATCCTCCGGGTCGAAGCCATTCGAATTCAAGCCCCTGCCATCATCCAAAGCCTGAACAAGGCTGGCTTTATCTGCAGAGAACTAGAAGATTAAGTTTAAACTAAACCTGTCAATCTAGGGTAGGACTAGACAATTTCTTACCTCTTAACTTAATTTACCACATCCTTCACGCAGCGAAAGCCCAAATTATCAGAACTACTGGTTACTTCGCCTTTGCCGCGGCTACCGGCTTTGTACCGGATGCAGTATTGGTCGCTGCACAGGAACGAGCCGCCGCGCTGCACGCGCTTTACTACGTTGGGTTCCTCGGGGTCGTAGCTGTCGGCGGGGCCTTGGGGATTTTTAGCAGGGCTCTGGCGGTAATAATCCGGTCGGTAAAAATCGCTGCACCATTCCCACACGTTGCCATCCATATCGTACAAACCGTATGCGTTCGGCGGGAACGATTTGATGGGGGCTACGCCCAAAAAGCCATCTTCGCCAGTATTTTTATCCGGGAAATTGCCTTGGTAAATATTGGCGACCCATTTATTATCCGGCTTTAATTCGCTGCCCCAGTAGTATTTCTGTTTTTCTTTACCACCCCGGGCGGCGTATTCCCATTCAGCTTCGGTGGGCAAACGTTTACCGGCCCAGCGCGCGTAAGCCAACGCATCTTCGTAAGAAACCTGCACCACCGGTAAATTTTTTAAATTTTTCGTGTCCGTAGGCTCAGCAGGGCCTTGGGGCTGGAGCCAGTTAGCGCCCGGCACGTATTGCCACCACTGCAACGGATTGTCCAGAGAAACTTCCTGCGCGGGCGTGGAAAACACCGCTGAACCGGGCACTAGTTTATCCGCCGGAACGCCGGGGTAATCGGCCGGGTTTAAAGCTCTTTCGGCCACGGTTTTGTAATTGGTGGCTTTCACAAATGCGGCGTATTGCCCGTAGGTTACTTCGTGCTCATCCATCCAGAATCCATTTACGGTTACGGCATGTACGGGCTGGGCATCCGGGAACTCGGGTTCGTTTGAACCCATCTGGAAAGTACCGCCTTTAATCCAAACCATTTTGGTTTTAGCGGTATCGGCTACCTGGTTTAAATCAACGGTTGCTTTTTGCGGAACTGCTTGCGCTGGTTCTTTGGCTTCGTCCGCTGTTTTTTTCTGACAACCTGTACTTGTAATAGAAAGTACCAGCAGAAAGATAAAACCAGGCCTTAGCGGGGAGTGAGATTTATTAGAATTCATAAACAAGTAAAACGGGCAATCAACAGTTTGCCTTCAACTTTAAAATTACATTGTTTTAGGGCTTTCTCAAAAGGTGAGTTCAAAACCTTAAATATTTTCCTACAACATGATCATTAAGTTACCAAAATAGCGCGAGCGTCTTCGCTCGTGAGTTCTATCGTCCGGCCTCTGGCCGGCAGGAATTTATTGCTGACTTGCTTTTAATGGATGTTTACCGGTTCGCCCGGCCAGAGGCCTCCCTAATAGCAGACACGAGGCTAGAGCCTAGCGCCGGTTTTAATATAGAATGAGCGTAATAATTCTGCCTAAGAAAGGAAATTTCTTATCGGCAGATATTTGTGTTCAAAATTATAAGCCAAGTAAAGCAATTCTCTAATAAGGCTAGTTCTGGACAATCACCTTATCTAAGTTGCTTTTCACCGGCTCCACGGTGGCTTGGTGTTTTTGCGCGAAGGCTTCCAGGTCTTTTATAATATCCGGGTGATTAGCGGCTACATCGTATTTTTCGGAAGGGTCTTGCTGTAAGTTAAACAATTGGTAGGCTTCCAACTTTTCAATTTTCTCGGGGTAGCCAATGGGGTTATTTTTTAAAAAATACAGTTTGTAATCGCCTTTCCGGACGGCGAATAATTTAGAACCGTGGTAATAAAACATTTCTTTCCGCGGGCTGGCTTTTTCTTCCCGTAACACGGGGGTTAGGTCATACCCATCCAGGGTACGGTCAGTGGGTACTTTGGCACCGGCCAGTTTGCTTAAAGTGGGTAATAGATCCAGGGTACTGCCCATTTGGGTGATGATAGCGGGTTTTATGCGGCCAGGCGCCCAGAAAATAGCGGGTACCCGCACCCCACCTTCGTAGCTGGTACCTTTGTTGCCGTACAAACTACCCGCGCTGCCGCCTTGCTCTTTGTACAAAGCCCAAGGGCCGTTATCGGAAGTAAATACCACGTACGTGTTTTTGTCCAAGCTTTCTTTTTTCAAAGCATTTAATATTTGGCCTACACTCCAGTCAATTTCCTCGATTACGTCGCCGTACAAGCCGCGGTCGCTTTTGCCTCTAAACTCCGGCGACGCAAAAAGCGGAATGTGCGGCAGCGAATGCGCTAAATACAGGAAAAAAGGCTTTTGTTTGTTAGCCGAAATAAACTTCACGGCTTCCTGGGTGTAACGTTTGGTAATGGTGTTCTGGTCGGCGGGTTTTTCAACTACTGCGGTGTTGCGCATTAAAGGCACCTGGTAGGTTTCTATTTTGGGATTGATAGCGGCCTCTATCGCGTTTATGGCCGGGTTGCGGTCCATGTCGTTGCTGTACGGAATGCCGTAGTACGAATCGAAACCGTGGCTGGTGGGCAAATAAGGTTTTAAGTGGCCTAAGTGCCATTTACCAATAGCCGCAGTGCTGTAGCCCGCTTCTTTTAAAATTTTCGGGATGGTTTTTTCCTGGGTAGGTAAACCGCCATCAGAATCCGGGAATAAAACGCGTCTTTTCTCGCCTTCCATGCCGTTTCTTACCGGCAACCGGCCAGTGAGCAAAGCCGCCCGAGAGGGCGTACACACGTTAGCCGCTACGTA
This region includes:
- a CDS encoding metal-dependent hydrolase family protein, producing MRYFLFLLGLILLTCPATRAQSVNLDTYYLLKPDRVFDGEQIQEGWQVLVKNNRIEAVGKTVNAPANAQIINLNGTTLLPGLIEGHSHLFLHPYNETSWNDQVLKESRAERLARATVHARNTLLAGFTTVRDLGTEGAGYDDVGLKQAIEKKIIPGPRMLVATRALVATGSYGPKALSYDIDSVIGAAEADGIDAIIKEVRTQIGKGADLIKVYADYRWGLNNQAQSTFTLDEFKKIVEVAASSGRPVVAHASTPEGMRRAILAGVSTIEHGDEATPEIYRLLKEKKVALCPTLAAGDAIAQYSGWNKTSQPEPERIRKKRQSFAAALQAGVTIIMGGDVGVFAHGDNAREMELMAAYGMKNRDVLRSATSVNADVFGLSHSVGRIKAGLLADIIAVEGNPETVISQIRKVKLVMKDGVIYKQ
- a CDS encoding DinB family protein encodes the protein MEQAFVKNQTATFITAANLLEHWQGHRGLTRRVIEVFPEKDFFEYSIAGMRPFASMVQELLAIAAPGLRQIVGGDTEQLNEHLDHQNSKAHLLALWDQATAEINQLWAQIPEEKFEETILAFGQYEGTVWSTIFYFIDNEIHHRAQGFVYLRSLGIEPPYFWQR
- a CDS encoding amidohydrolase gives rise to the protein MKNIYTLLLTSMLALPTLAQQNPLSTKVDQGADKIEQKVIAWRRDFHQNPELGNNEKRTAAIVAKHLKALGIEVKTGVAKTGVVGVLKGGKPGPVMALRADMDALPVTERVPLPFASKVKSTYNGQPVGVMHACGHDSHVAILMGVAEVLSGMKNELRGTVKFIFQPAEEGAPFGEQGGAELMIKEGVLENPKVEVAFGLHINSQTEVGKITYRPGGTMASVNDMKITVKGKQAHGAYPWSSVDPIVVSAQIINNLQTIVSRNLNVTENPGIVTIGTIQGGNRSNIIPEQVEMTGTLRALSAEDEKMIIARVKQIATKTAESAGATAEVQIPLSIHYPVTYNQPALTEKMLPTLQRTAGTENVELRPAVTGAEDFSFFQEKVPGLFVFLGGMPKGKKREEAPSHHTPDFFIDESGFKLGVRTLCNLVLDYPGQVNSGGGN
- a CDS encoding formylglycine-generating enzyme family protein — protein: MNSNKSHSPLRPGFIFLLVLSITSTGCQKKTADEAKEPAQAVPQKATVDLNQVADTAKTKMVWIKGGTFQMGSNEPEFPDAQPVHAVTVNGFWMDEHEVTYGQYAAFVKATNYKTVAERALNPADYPGVPADKLVPGSAVFSTPAQEVSLDNPLQWWQYVPGANWLQPQGPAEPTDTKNLKNLPVVQVSYEDALAYARWAGKRLPTEAEWEYAARGGKEKQKYYWGSELKPDNKWVANIYQGNFPDKNTGEDGFLGVAPIKSFPPNAYGLYDMDGNVWEWCSDFYRPDYYRQSPAKNPQGPADSYDPEEPNVVKRVQRGGSFLCSDQYCIRYKAGSRGKGEVTSSSDNLGFRCVKDVVN
- a CDS encoding sulfatase family protein, with protein sequence MKRLMPHKLKQTYLFLALAAFFLEVAGAEQVRAQATSSKPNFVVIFTDDLGYGDLSCYGNPTIKTPNLDKMAAEGQKWTSFYVAANVCTPSRAALLTGRLPVRNGMEGEKRRVLFPDSDGGLPTQEKTIPKILKEAGYSTAAIGKWHLGHLKPYLPTSHGFDSYYGIPYSNDMDRNPAINAIEAAINPKIETYQVPLMRNTAVVEKPADQNTITKRYTQEAVKFISANKQKPFFLYLAHSLPHIPLFASPEFRGKSDRGLYGDVIEEIDWSVGQILNALKKESLDKNTYVVFTSDNGPWALYKEQGGSAGSLYGNKGTSYEGGVRVPAIFWAPGRIKPAIITQMGSTLDLLPTLSKLAGAKVPTDRTLDGYDLTPVLREEKASPRKEMFYYHGSKLFAVRKGDYKLYFLKNNPIGYPEKIEKLEAYQLFNLQQDPSEKYDVAANHPDIIKDLEAFAQKHQATVEPVKSNLDKVIVQN